One genomic segment of Equus przewalskii isolate Varuska chromosome 13, EquPr2, whole genome shotgun sequence includes these proteins:
- the FTMT gene encoding ferritin, mitochondrial, which produces MLSCFLFLSKHIGASLVSLRNARRGFALSPRWVPGGPSGHWPAVPRRPLVAASSSGDPAGPASAPSRVRQNFHPDSEAAINRQINLELYASYVYLSMAYYFSRDDVALNNFARYFLRQSREETEHAEKLMRLQNQRGGRICLQDIKKPDRNDWESGLYAMECALLLEKDVNRSLLELHTLASDKGDPHLCDFLETHYLNDQVKSIKELGDHVHNLVKMGAPDSGLAEYLFDKHTLGNENN; this is translated from the coding sequence ATGCTGTCCTGTTTCTTGTTCCTCTCCAAGCATATCGGCGCTTCGCTGGTGTCCCTGCGCAACGCGCGCCGTGGCTTTGCGCTCTCCCCGCGCTGGGTCCCTGGGGGCCCCTCGGGCCACTGGCCTGCCGTCCCCCGCCGCCCGCTGGTCGCCGCCTCCTCCTCCGGGGACCCAGCCGGGCCCGCCTCCGCCCCCTCCCGGGTGCGCCAGAACTTCCACCCCGACTCCGAGGCCGCCATAAACCGCCAGATCAACCTCGAGCTCTATGCGTCCTACGTGTACTTGTCCATGGCCTATTACTTCTCCCGAGATGACGTGGCCTTGAACAACTTCGCCAGGTATTTCCTTCGCCAGTCCCGGGAGGAGACAGAGCACGCGGAGAAGCTGATGAGGCTGCAGAACCAGCGAGGAGGCCGGATCTGCCTGCAGGACATCAAGAAACCCGACCGAAACGACTGGGAAAGCGGGTTGTATGCCATGGAGTGTGCTCTGCTCTTGGAGAAGGATGTGAACCGGTCGTTGCTGGAATTGCACACCCTGGCCTCAGATAAAGGTGACCCCCATTTGTGCGACTTCCTGGAAACCCACTATCTGAACGACCAGGTGAAGTCTATCAAAGAACTAGGTGACCACGTGCACAACTTGGTTAAGATGGGGGCCCCGGATTCTGGCCTGGCGGAGTACCTTTTTGACAAACATACCCTCggaaatgaaaacaattag